The following is a genomic window from Opitutaceae bacterium.
ATCATCAATCTCACGCTGGGAAAAATTGGTGACATGCAGCTCGAACTCGCTGAGGAAGCGCGTCCGCAGACGTTGCTCCCGAAGCCTTGGACTCAACCCAGCAAACGATGGGCCACTGTCACACCCATGTCATTTGACCGGCACCCCAAGGGAAAAGGTGACGCCGCCTTCGATGATATTGAATCCATGGTGATCCAAGCCTGTGAACACATCGGCCTACCACGAAACATAATCCGCTCTGTAAACATCATGCCCGTCTCCGCACATCAGGGCAGTCCATCGAATCGCGGCTTTCCCTGTCTTCAACGCAAATCCGGCGGCAACATCCACCACAGCCATGTCGCTATCACATTCACGGAGGCGGTCTCGGGACCCCTCATGCTCGGCGCAGGTCGATATCGAGGCTATGGTCTGTTTCGCCCACTCATGGAAGCTTTCTCATGAGTACGCTAAACGCAGACAAGTTCAGCGAGTTCTTCCATGCCGTGCATGGCAACGATCCCTTTCCTTGGCAAAATCGACTCTTACGACGGGTGCTGGACGCTCGCAAAGGCTGGCCCCAGGCGATTACCCTGCCTACTGCCAGCGGCAAGACGTCTTGCATCGATATCGCTCTCTTTGCTCTTGCTGTGCAAGCAGACCTCCCTCCAGAGAGCCGCACGGCACCGCGCCGCATCGCCTTCGTCGTGGATCGCCGCATTATTGTCGATGAGGCCAGCGCCCGGGCAAAGAAGATCGCTGATGCTCTCGCGAAGAATTCCAATCCAATCATCCAGGATGTGTCTAGGCGCTTGTTCATGCTCGCCGGAGACTCAGCCGAAGCTGCCATCCGAATAGTCGCGCTTCGCGGTGGAGTATACCGTGATCAAGTTTGGAGCACCAACCCACTGCAACCTCTCGTTCTCTGTTCGACCGTAGATCAGCTCGGATCACGCCTCCTTTTCCGCGCCTACGGAGCAAGTTCGGGTGCTTGGCCCATCCACGCCGGACTCGTCGGCAATGACACGCTTGTCCTCTTGGATGAAGCCCATATCGCCGAACCCTTCCTCCAGACCGCCAACGCCATTTCTCACTATCGCAGCCATGCCCAACAGGCAATTCCTGCGCCATTCCGCTTCGTCGTCATGTCAGCCACGCCACCAGAGGCTTGCACCGACCGCTTTCCAGCTACTGACACCGAACTAGACCCTGACCGCAATCACAAGCTCCTAGGCGCACGCTGGTCCGCTACCAAACCAACAATCCTCTCCGTCGCTGACGGCACAAGACCAACTGACTTTGTAGGTAAATTGGCCGACAAGCTCGTTAAAGAAGCCAAGAAGCTCCAGACCGACGACCGCCGCACCATCGCCATTGTCGTCAACCGCGTCGCCACCGCCCAGAAGGTCGCCGAGCTGCTCAAGGGGACACCTCACCTCCTCCTCACCGGCCGGATGCGACCATATGACCGAGATCGCATTGTCGCCAAGGCTGAGACGGACTATAGTTTGAGCACCAATGGTGCAGCCAAAAACCCAGATCGCCCCCCTGTATTCATCGTTGCCACCCAGTGCCTCGAAGTAGGCGCTGACATGGACTTCGACGGCATCGTCAGTGAATGCGCCAGCCTCGACTCGCTTCGTCAACGCTTCGGCCGTCTCAATCGTGGTGGGCGCACAATTCAGGCTCGTGGCACCATCGTGATTCGCGCCGATCAGATCACCGCGCCGAGCGATGAAAAGAATCTTGATCCAGTCTATGGCCGCGCGCTCTTCGAAACCTGGGCTTGGCTAAACACTTTCCCACCTGACCAACTCGACTTCGGTATCGAAGCCCTTCAGCCTCATCTAGCCGCTCTTGAATCCACCGCAGCCGCCAAACTCCGTTTGGAGCCTCGCGATGCGCCGGTGATGCTCCCATCCCACCTCGAAGCTTGGAGCCAAACTGCTCCCAAACCCCATTGCGAGCCTGAGCCTAGCCTCTTTCTTCACGGCAAGAATACAAGCGCTCCCGAGATCAGCCTCTGCTGGCGTCTCGATATCGCAGAGTCGGACAAAGAAGATGCTCTCTTCGACCACCTCTCGCTTTGCCCTCCTGCCTCAGCCGAATGCCTAAGCGTCCCGCTCTGGGCGCTGCGGCAGTGGCTCGCCAGTTCGAATTCCGAACAAACAGCCAAGGTTCTCGCGTTGGAAAGCGATGACTCTTCCTCTGAACCAGATATCAAACAGCCAGACTCCGAGGTTTCGCTATTTGCCATCTGCTGGCGCGGCCTATCCACG
Proteins encoded in this region:
- the cas3u gene encoding type I-U CRISPR-associated helicase/endonuclease Cas3, with amino-acid sequence MSTLNADKFSEFFHAVHGNDPFPWQNRLLRRVLDARKGWPQAITLPTASGKTSCIDIALFALAVQADLPPESRTAPRRIAFVVDRRIIVDEASARAKKIADALAKNSNPIIQDVSRRLFMLAGDSAEAAIRIVALRGGVYRDQVWSTNPLQPLVLCSTVDQLGSRLLFRAYGASSGAWPIHAGLVGNDTLVLLDEAHIAEPFLQTANAISHYRSHAQQAIPAPFRFVVMSATPPEACTDRFPATDTELDPDRNHKLLGARWSATKPTILSVADGTRPTDFVGKLADKLVKEAKKLQTDDRRTIAIVVNRVATAQKVAELLKGTPHLLLTGRMRPYDRDRIVAKAETDYSLSTNGAAKNPDRPPVFIVATQCLEVGADMDFDGIVSECASLDSLRQRFGRLNRGGRTIQARGTIVIRADQITAPSDEKNLDPVYGRALFETWAWLNTFPPDQLDFGIEALQPHLAALESTAAAKLRLEPRDAPVMLPSHLEAWSQTAPKPHCEPEPSLFLHGKNTSAPEISLCWRLDIAESDKEDALFDHLSLCPPASAECLSVPLWALRQWLASSNSEQTAKVLALESDDSSSEPDIKQPDSEVSLFAICWRGLSTEKSEPEDQSFILTSSDHLGRLRRGDTLIFSDYRSARFWLGPDIAGKDSPSSYLDIGDRVQHIVRARPTLRFHKALIAHWPIPATGATDELDWKNLLQPWLEAESIGPHLEELGMAKVRLQTILRNLQTCAQESQEHSWLMHTCAALHKEISDQRRLERAIHQPLPSAGFVLRSTSRYRLTAESEEDPVAEDSFSSSRSTQPVLLSTHSQAVAARATQHATAAGLPESIIRAFHLAGVLHDAGKADPRFQAMLIASSPGYIPAANEFLAKSARLPSNRRQAEAQRKAAGYPKGGRHELLSIRLAESVKALWQDIDEQDLVFHLIASHHGHCRPFAPVIDDSEGSSLTVTFPCGEHRLTYTAATSLESLDSGISERFWRLQARFGPWGLAWLEALFRTADQQISASVPITIAPPA